The stretch of DNA CTGCATGGGAATTGAACTTACGATCTTCTCGTGTggtgagcaggcagttagactgttatgccactctagagctggaTAATTACACTCAATGTACAATGTACCTTTGTGTTGGATCTTGTACAAGGCCTCGCTGCTTCACAGCTGTAGAGTGCTTTAAGAGACAAAAGACATCAAATATTCAGGTCCTGCCCACACCACAGCCCTTCATGGCCAGGAGGGGTGTCCTAACCTGctgatgggaataaacagtaaacaaattggAGTGTTTCAAGGTGTATCCAGATCCGATCCCCACACGAAGCCTGTGTtaatgcaaggtgtaaacaAGCTCAGAGAGGAATCTTCCTCAGACCTGAGCATCTCACACTGTGTGGGAATGGCCCCAAATAATGACACGTCTTCAGAGGTCTATTTTGCCTCACTGTAAATATGGAAACAGGGCTGATATGAAGTGTTTCTATAGTTTACACTTTTAAAGATAACCCTTACTAACCATGTTCGGCTCCTGAAAGAACTGcttttaaaaacctttaaaaggctTAATGAACCTTCACTTGAGGTAGAACCGAACGCTCAAATTTCATACAAAAATAGTAAACCAAAAGTGGTGCTTCCTTTCGCAGTCGATCAATTTGTATCATTTTTGAAAGTGCTGATGAAAATAAGATATTGCTCTCATTCATCCAAACTTTTTCTTCGCATCATTGATTAGCCTTGAACAAACCCAGCTAAAGTGCTTGTCATCATGTGCAGAAAAGGCTTTCAGCGTGTGGAAATCATTACGCTGGGAGAGGGTTTGTGGAGGAGAAAAATAAAGCACGGTTGTGGTTTTGAGACTGAGATGGAAAATCAAATCCCACAATGTCACCATAATACGTGAGGAGTGAGACATCGccattttatgtttatttgatgtTTCCCATGAGGGAGAACATGCATAGTCTCATGATCAATAGCTGTGCAGGGCTCATACGGACATCTAGTGGAAGTCATGGGTAGAGTTGCTTTTGAGGAGATCTGGGGGGAGAAATAGCACTGACGTTCATTCAGCCCtagctgaaagagagagagagagagagagaaagagagagagagagagagagagagagagagagagagagagagagcaggggatgagggacacagagagaagggagaaagagagagcagaagaagagagaagagaggttTGAGGCTCCTCTTCCAGGACTCTCTCTTGCACTGGGGTGTTACTTACAGAACTGTCTGGAAATGAACAACTAATGTAAGTACTTCCTTCTATACACCCTTAAAATACAGtactagtgtgtgtgcatatatatatatataaagggatatatatgcacacacactagtactgtatttatattttgtgtttaatgtttatatatacatgtataaatgcatttaattttCAGTTTCTGAATTTTTACAGTAGCCTGTTGTTATTGTGCATTTTGAAAGTTTTACAGTAACTTGGGTTTCGTATGTTTTCCACTCTCCCTCGCGCTCTGACTCGCTCCTTTGACCCTGTCCAGTTTTGCAGGGTCCGTCGTCTCCAGCCAGCGCGCATGAGGAGACCCTCCGTGCCGGCTGATCTCCGCGCGCCCTGGACGCGTCCAAACTGTGGGACTCGTTAGCTGTGGATGCGGGTCTGGCACCATGGAGGACCTGTCCGTGGATCAGCCCTTCTGGGCGTTTAACGAGTCGTGGAAGAACTCCAGCGCTTCCAACGCGAGCGCCGCGTCCAACCAGACCGTGAACCCGCTGAAGCGCAATGAGGAGGTGGCCAAAGTGGAGGTGGCTGTGCTCGCGCTGGTGCTCTTCTTTGCCCTGGCGGGCAACCTGTGCGTGCTGCTCGCGCTGCGCACCACCAAGCACGGGCCGTCGCGCATGTACTACTTCATGAAGCACCTGAGTATCGCGGACCTGGTGGTCGCCGTGTTCCAGGTGCTCCCGCAGCTCATCTGGGACATCACCTTCCGCTTCTACGGGCCCGACCTGCTGTGCAGGCTCGTGAAGTACCTGCAGATCGTGGGCATGTTCGCCTCCACCTACATGCTCGTGCTGATGTCCGTGGACCGCTGCCTGGCCGTGTGTCAGCCGCTGCGCTCCCTGCGCAGGCGTACCGACCGCCTGTACGTGCTGTGCTCGTGGCTGCTCAGCCTGATCTTTAGCATCCCGCAGGTGGGCATCTTCTCGCTGCGCGAGGTGGGCGCGGGCGTCTACGACTGCTGGGGCGACTTCGTGCAACCGTGGGGCGCCAAGGCGTACATCACGTGGATCAGCCTGACCGTGTACGTAGTGCCCGTGGGCATCCTGAGCGCGTGCTACGGCCTCATCAGCTTCAAGATCTGGCAGAACGTGCGTCTGAAGACGCGGCGCGGGCGCGAGCGCGAGCGGCACGTCAGCAGCGTGGCGCTCATCTCGCGCGCCAAGATCACCACGGTCAAGATGACGTTCGTCATCGTGCTCGCCTACGTCGTGTGCTGGACGCCCTTCTTCGTCGTGCAGATGTGGTCCGCGTGGGACCCGGGGGCGCCCAGGGAGGGTGAGTTACAAGGCGGGGGACGGGTGGGTTTGGTAGCAGAACGGGTGGGCTTGGTGCAGCGTTTCGGAAAAGCTTGTTTGTTGCTACTAATCtagagttcagttcagctcagttagTTAGAGACGGTACAGTATCAGTTCATACTGATTatacttactaaataataatactaagcTTCACAGTTAGCTCTAGAATTAGgtgcattcacacactcactgttaCCCCACAGAAATAAACACCCAGCTAACAGCTCAtcatacagtgtgtgtgcttgttcaGGCTGGGTTTATTTCTTATTGTATTGGATTCTTTCTCCCCCCTCTCATACAGAATCAGCCTGATACAGATACCTATATTCCTACCTACCTACttacctacctacctgtctgcatttctgtctgtatatatatatatatatatatatatatatatatatatatatatatatatatatatatgtgtgtgtgtgtgtgtgtgtgtgtaactacCTACCTATTACTTAcccatctatctatatatctatctatctatctatctatatatctatctatctatctatctatctatctatctatatagctaaataactatttaactatctatctatctatctatctatctatatagctatatagctaaataactgtctgtctgtctgtctatccatcaaTCTATGTACCCACATACGTATCAATCTATAAttgtatgaaaaagtttggacacccctggtcaaatttcacattgttttcatttttctaTCTATCAATTAGTACATTTTCCCTATGCAGTAAATTAATGAATAATCAGTCATTTCTTTATGTACAtatgtttttaaagaaaacacaGAATAAAATCTAACATGAACAGGGGTGTCCTGTCTATCTTTTTCATATCTTTTATATCGTTTTGAAGTCTTCTAATCCATCTCTCTCattgcatttattaaaaatatatatatttatgagaCACAATTAGGAAATGTGGAAGGAAGATGTGGGGATGTGGAAGATTAGGAAGATGTGTTAAATATGTATACaacatatgtatattatatgttAAACATTGCTTTGAATGTGCATGATTTGAAGTGTATCAGTTGGTAGCTCATGAATAAAATGTGTCACACAGTTCTGCCTGCCAAAAGAAATAGACCTACACACGGCAGCTGTGTGGAGGCAACACAGCTAACACATGTCTAACAGATTGTATTCAGGTGTAACTGACTGACACAGTTCAATCAGGCATCTTTTCAGTGCTTACTTGCAGTGGAAGTGAAGCTGGTAGTGTAGAACAGTCCCAATTAAACCGCAGCACAGTCCACTCACAACTCTGAATACAGATCAgtctgtttatgtgtgtgtgtgtgttgtatgttgtgtgtgtgtgtgtgtgtgtgtgtgtgtgtgtgtgtgtgtgtgtgcgtgcaggtGCATAAAGGTACACAGATAATTTTCTTCCAAATCCTTTTACCTTCTTCATGCACACGACCTTGGTGACCTATCTTTCCCATCTTATATGAGTGTGAGTCTGTATTCTCTCTGTTGATTGAACTGTTTAGGGTTCGTAACAGGAATGATTTTACAAAGCTGTTCTTTAATAATCAGCTCCCGGAAAGAGCGTCATTTCGGTACAGCTGTGATGTCTATCAGTGGCATGATGagtattttacatttaagtcGCTGCGGATACTTTACGGCAGCCAGCAGCTCCATACAGCACCCAGACGCCCTTGAGGaaacatattaatatttagcAGAAGTGTGCCCATTAAATCATGACTGTCTGCAGTGTGAGAAATTATTCATATCCTACAGAATCTCACCCACCCAAACAAGCCAAGGAGACCAAATCTAGGCTACTGCTGATAAGGACTATATTTCTACTATGATAGGCTTAAGTGGTGACAGATGGAGTGTTTGGTGTTTAATCAGCCTGCTATAGCAAACACTGACCATGCTTTTCAAAAGAAGTTATTAGAAATCCTTTGAGCTCAGACTGGAGACATGCGAGCAGTATTGTACATGTGATGAGTTGTGTAACTGTGTT from Salminus brasiliensis chromosome 7, fSalBra1.hap2, whole genome shotgun sequence encodes:
- the oxtra gene encoding oxytocin receptor; translated protein: MEDLSVDQPFWAFNESWKNSSASNASAASNQTVNPLKRNEEVAKVEVAVLALVLFFALAGNLCVLLALRTTKHGPSRMYYFMKHLSIADLVVAVFQVLPQLIWDITFRFYGPDLLCRLVKYLQIVGMFASTYMLVLMSVDRCLAVCQPLRSLRRRTDRLYVLCSWLLSLIFSIPQVGIFSLREVGAGVYDCWGDFVQPWGAKAYITWISLTVYVVPVGILSACYGLISFKIWQNVRLKTRRGRERERHVSSVALISRAKITTVKMTFVIVLAYVVCWTPFFVVQMWSAWDPGAPREAMPFIISMLLASLNSCCNPWIYMCFAGHLFQDLKQNLLCCPALYLKSSQCRCDLEHESSRKSNSSTFVIKSTSSQRSITQTSTT